A genomic stretch from Sceloporus undulatus isolate JIND9_A2432 ecotype Alabama chromosome 5, SceUnd_v1.1, whole genome shotgun sequence includes:
- the FBXL5 gene encoding F-box/LRR-repeat protein 5, translating to MHEQIENEYIIGLLQQRSRTVYNVHSDNKLSEMLSLFEKGLKNVKNECEQLNYAKQLKERLEAFTRDFLPHMKEEEEVFQPMLMEYFTYEELKDIKKKVIAQHCSQKETVTEIRRGISLWNQAEELQKAFKYSVDEKADQETEETGQSSSLVHLPSEVMLTIFSYLDPQDLCRCSQVNTKWSQLAKTGFLWKHLYPVHWARGDWSSGPPGDLDTEPDEEWVKNRKDESRAFQEWDEDADIDESEENAEESLSISIIQKEKDLLQGLIHHVLPRVGNSVKTIVLAYSSAISNKMVRQILEFCPNLEYLDLTQTDISDSAFESWSWVGCCQNLRHLDLSGCERITDVAVRKISRALGILSPEAGSQKSCRNKNGKTVWKSNSITLQANKKDCGLRDITNDNEIKGEGNESHWNSSVRSESFNSAYIWMLDAEDLADIEDAAEWKHRNLEGVCVVEPASSFTCSATCCSKDIFGLRTSICWQQHCASAALTYCGHSFCCAGTALRTIQALPGSSALSKHARRTSKLSEEKDLAHFRSAKSEQETARVLQFLSLSGCYQITDNGLRMLTLGGGLPLLEHLNLSGCLTVTGAGLQDLVSVCPSLNHEHFYYCDNINGPHAETASGCQNLQCGFRACCRSGE from the exons ATGCACGAGCAGATTGAAAATGAATACATCATTGGCTTACTTCAACAACGGAGCCGGACTGTGTATAATGTTCACTCAGACAACAAGCTGTCGGAGATGCTTAGCCTGTTTGAGAAGGGGTTGAAGAATGTGAAG AATGAATGTGAACAACTAAATTATGCgaaacagttaaaagaaagacTGGAAGCTTTTACCAGGGATTTCCTTCCTCAtatgaaagaagaggaggag GTTTTCCAGCCAATGTTGATGGAATATTTTACTTATGAAGAATTAAAGGACATCAAAAAGAAAGTAATTGCACAACATTGTTCTCAGAAGGAAACTGTAACAGAAATACGTAGAGGTATTAGTCTCTGGAATCAAGCTGAGGAACTCCAAAAAGCTTTCAAATattctgtggatgaaaaagcAGATCAAG AAACTGAAGAAACAGGGCAGTCCAGCAGTCTTGTTCATCTTCCTTCTGAAGTGATGCTGACTATTTTCAGTTACCTTGACCCTCAAGATTTGTGTCGATGTAGTCAAGTAAATACCAAATGGTCTCAGCTGGCGAAGACTGGATTTCTCTGGAAGCATCTTTaccctgttcactgggccagag GAGACTGGTCCAGTGGCCCACCAGGTGATCTTGATACGGAGCCTGATGAGGAATGGGTGAAGAACAGAAAAGATGAAAGTCGTGCTTTTCAGGAATGGGATGAAGATGCAGATATAGATGAGTCTG AGGAAAATGCAGAAGAATCACTCTCTATCAGCATTATTCAGAAAGAGAAAGACTTACTCCAAGGTTTAATTCATCATGTTCTGCCACGTGTAGGCAACTCAGTGAAAACAATTGTGCTGGCTTATAGCTCAGCCATATCTAACAAAATG GTCAGGCAGATCTTAGAATTTTGTCCTAACTTGGAATATCTTGATCTCACTCAAACTGATATTTCTGATTCTGCCTTTGAAAG TTGGTCTTGGGTTGGTTGCTGCCAGAATCTCCGACATCTTGATCTTTCTGGATGTGAAAGAATTACAGATGTGGCTGTAAGAAAGATCTCCAGAGCCTTGGGAATACTATCCCCTGAAGCAGGATCTCAGAAAAGTTGCCGGAACAAGAATGGAAAAACTGTATGGAAAAGCAACAGCATTACCTTGCAGGCCAACAAAAAGGACTGTGGCTTGCGTGATATTACAAATGACAATGAGATTAAAGGAGAAGGAAACGAAAGCCATTGGAATTCATCTGTCAGATCAGAGAGCTTCAACTCTGCCTATATTTGGATGTTAGACGCAGAAGATCTGGCAGATATTGAAGATGCTGCAGaatggaaacacagaaatttagaGGGAGTTTGTGTGGTAGAACCAGCCTCTAGCTTTACTTGTTCTGCAACATGCtgcagcaaagacatttttgggTTAAGGACTAGCATCTGCTGGCAGCAGCATTGTGCTTCTGCTGCTCTGACCTACTGTGGTCACTCATTTTGTTGTGCAGGAACAGCATTAAGAACTATTCAGGCACTCCCAGGATCCTCTGCACTATCTAAACATGCACGAAGGACTAGTAAGCTGTCAGAGGAGAAAGACTTGGCACATTTTAGGAGTGCAAAATCAGAGCAAGAGACAGCAAGAGTTCTTCAGTTCCTCAGTCTATCAGGATGTTATCAGATAACAGACAATGGTCTCAG GATGTTGACTCTGGGAGGTGGGCTCCCTCTTCTAGAACACCTCAATCTCTCTGGTTGCCTGACTGTAACTGGTGCAGGCCTACAAGATTTGGTTTCGGTGTGCCCTTCTCTAAATCACGAACACTTTTACTACTGTGACAACATTAACG